The following are from one region of the Nicotiana tabacum cultivar K326 chromosome 3, ASM71507v2, whole genome shotgun sequence genome:
- the LOC107799844 gene encoding uncharacterized protein LOC107799844 — protein MADKFATAHAGEKKAEDRERGDKTEDCIGLRQEVVRMLNQGYMKELLSDKGRANFAIGCDPFQGPLKPSSPARTIQMIIGGGDNSTINHVKFTTTHKLKRTVAHERYDDFKDSIIFEKSDADGLSYPHYDALVITLRITNTDVKRIMVDDGSGACIIHPRVLMQMRLEDKIISCCITLMGFNNTVEGTFGEIALLVLAGEVILETIFHVMN, from the exons ATGGCGGATAAATTCGCCACCGCTCATGCAGGGGAAAAGAAGGCTGAAGATCGG GAAAGAGGAGATAAGACCGAGGATTGCATAGGTCTACGACAAGAGGTGGTCAGGATGTTGAACCAGGGGTACATGAAAGAACTGCTCAGCGATAAAGGAAGGGCCAACTTCGCTATAGGATGTGACCCATTTCAAGGACCTCTAAAGCCATCGTCGCCAGCACGTACCATACAGATGATCATTGGCGGTGGCGACAACTCGACaatcaaccatgtgaagttcaccaccacgCATAAACTCAAACGAACAGTCGCCCACGAACGATATGATGACTTCAaagatagtatcatcttcgaAAAGTCAGATGCCGATGGTTTGTCTTACCCTCAttatgatgctttggttataactttacgcatcACTAATACAGATGTAAAAAGAATCATGGTAGACGACGGAAGCGGCGCGTGTATTATTCACCCGAGAGTTCTCATGCAAATGAGGCTCGAAGATAAAATAATATCGTGTTGCATAACACTAATGGGTTTTAACAATACAGTAGAGGGGACATTCGGGGAAATAGCACTGCTAGTCCTAGCAGGGGAAGTCATACTGGAAACAATATTCCACGTCATGAACTAG